The Littorina saxatilis isolate snail1 linkage group LG15, US_GU_Lsax_2.0, whole genome shotgun sequence genome contains a region encoding:
- the LOC138948071 gene encoding uncharacterized protein — protein MGSWCFSFVRFVLLSVLVQCQQNCQAASNIAVDTVSVTNEDDTVILSVTYIARAQPVNISWIFPYLPSGGGLANIDFQQEDTFGNGAGRTVARVKHDIARTQPSRIATRMLILRNVDCEVTLEFPTFGDLISRSATTQHVAAGLTLQKNGVALEPGQEMAFGPRDYTMDISAVLSSPELSKFKLDKPSVMHVRFAYQRGVPERRTTFSTSYFTNAPGVRIDDGFSGGETEKRLGIHFLRHTYQTGIVRLYDVELEWNGGSGSLVTKVTFAQNLYVLEHPGDLVMETNSVYLKTTHSHYFNNYDIPINFHVPQVSFAVYGNPQPHVTLYRACSDVVPAEVEVTEVREESQYLVIRFFTFKNATEALQGSYIAVVRSGEMETREIVSIGLV, from the exons ATGGGCTCTTGGTGTTTCTCCTTTGTGCGGTTTGTTCTGCTCAGTGTCCTCGTGCAG TGTCAGCAGAACTGCCAAGCGGCCAGCAATATAGCAGTGGACACAGTATCAGTGACCAATGAAGATGATACTGTCATTCTCAGTGTCACCTACATCGCTAGGGCACAGCCGGTCAATATCTCCTGGATCTTTCCTTACTTACCCAGTGGAGGAGGACTGGCAAATATCG ATTTTCAACAAGAAGACACCTTCGGAAACGGAGCAGGACGTACGGTCGCACGTGTGAAGCACGACATCGCACGGACACAACCCAGTAGGATAGCAACAAGAATGCTGATACTGAGGAACGTAGACTGCGAGGTCACCCTCGAGTTCCCGACCTTCGGGGACCTCATTTCGCGCTCTGCCACCACTCAACACGTCGCCGCGGGTTTAACGCTCCAGAAAAATGGCGTCGCCTTAGAACCAGGTCAGGAGATGGCGTTCGGACCAAGGGACTACACAATGGACATTTCAGCCGTGCTTTCGTCCCCGGAGCTGTCCAAGTTCAAACTCGACAAACCCTCGGTCATGCACGTCCGATTTGCGTATCAAAGAGGCGTCCCCGAACGCAGAACAACCTTCAGTACCAGCTATTTTACCAACGCTCCTGGTGTCCGCATCGACGATGGGTTCTCGGGGGGCGAGACGGAGAAACGCTTGGGTATTCATTTCTTGCGCCACACGTATCAGACTGGCATCGTGCGACTCTACGATGTGGAACTTGAATGGAACGGTGGATCTGGATCGCTGGTGACGAAGGTCACTTTCGCGCAGAACCTCTACGTGCTGGAACACCCGGGAGACCTGGTGATGGAGACAAACAGCGTGTACCTCAAAACCACCCACTCTCACTACTTCAACAACTACGACATACCCATCAACTTCCACGTACCGCAAGTTTCCTTCGCCGTCTACGGAAACCCCCAACCCCACGTCACCCTCTACCGCGCATGCTCGGACGTAGTTCCGGCGGAAGTGGAAGTGACGGAGGTTCGAGAAGAGTCTCAATACCTCGTCATCAGGTTCTTTACGTTCAAGAACGCCACTGAGGCCTTGCAAGGGAGCTACATTGCTGTTGTTAGGAGCGGGGAAATGGAGACTCGAGAAATCGTGTCGATTGGACTAGTGTAG